A genome region from Arachis duranensis cultivar V14167 chromosome 8, aradu.V14167.gnm2.J7QH, whole genome shotgun sequence includes the following:
- the LOC107461427 gene encoding 1-acyl-sn-glycerol-3-phosphate acyltransferase 3-like, which yields MAFPAAVFILPAGTLFILSGLIVNAIQIVVFILFRPISRNLFRRINNMLTQSLWLELIFLIDWWGAIKIELHMDSESRQLMGKENALLLCNHRSDIDWLIGFALAQRSGCLGSSLAIMKKELKYLPVIGWSMWFCDYIFLEREWAKDERTLSSGLKQLENSPLPFWLALFVEGTRFTPDKLLAAQAFAASRGLPIPKNVLIPRTKGIVCVVENIRSFTPAIYDCTYSVKKGDTPPTMLRLFKGQSSSVKLQIQRLKMEDLPHTPNEIAEWCKDLFISKDAMLERYNTTDVFSDAELQDLGRSKKSIFVVLCWTCLLGFLLYEFFKSTKLLSTWEGILCTVLFFVVVTLVMELLIHATQSERSTRMNLPTQDPLRQKLLQ from the exons ATGGCGTTCCCAGCAGCAGTTTTTATTCTTCCTGCAGGCACTCTTTTCATTCTCTCAGGCCTTATTGTTAACGCAATTCAG ATTGTCGTCTTTATCCTTTTTCGCCCAATATCAAGAAATTTATTCAGAAGAATAAACAATATGCTTACTCAATCACTATGGTTGGAGCTCATATTTCTCATTGATTGGTGGGGAGCCATTAAG ATTGAACTGCACATGGATTCCGAATCTCGTCAATTAATGG gtAAAGAAAATGCTCTTCTGTTGTGCAACCACAGGAGTGACATTGATTGGCTCATTGGATTCGCCTTAGCTCAG CGCTCGGGCTGCCTTGGCAGCTCTCTAGCCATTATGAAGAAAGAACTCAAGTACCTTCCT GTTATAGGTTGGTCAATGTGGTTTTGTGATTACATATTTCTAGAAAGAGAATGGGCAAAAGATGAAAGAACACTCAgt TCAGGTCTTAAGCAGCTAGAGAATTCTCCACTACCGTTTTGGCTGGCTCTTTTTGTCGAAGGAACTCGTTTCACACCAGATAAGCTTCTAGCAGCTCAAGCATTTGCTGCTTCAAGAGGCCTACCTATAcctaaaaatgttttgattcccCGTACTAAG GGTATTGTCTGTGTAGTAGAAAATATTCGGAGTTTCACTCCAGCTATTTATGATTGCACTTATTCAGTTAAAAAAGGTGATACTCCTCCAACAATGTTGAGATTGTTTAAAGGTCAATCTTCTTCG GTGAAACTTCAAATACAACGACTCAAAATGGAGGATCTGCCACATACGCCTAATGAAATTGCAGAATGGTGCAAAGACCTATTTATATCCAAG GATGCTATGTTGGAGAGATATAACACTACAGATGTTTTCAGTGATGCAGAACTTCAAGACCTGGGTCGGTCTAAGAAATCTATTTTT GTTGTGCTTTGTTGGACTTGTCTCCTTGGGTTCCTACTTTATGAGTTCTTCAAGTCGACCAAACTGTTGTCCACGTGGGAAGGGATCTTATGCACAGTGCTATTCTTTGTAGTAGTCACACTTGTTATGGAACTTCTCATTCATGCAACTCAATCTGAACGTTCTACGCGCATGAATTTGCCTACACAAGATCCTCTGAGGCAGAAGCTTCTTCAGTGA
- the LOC107461426 gene encoding origin of replication complex subunit 1A — protein sequence MAATLIKSLQSPSKPNLRSQSNYKPSPAITPLTPQSLPTPRRSTRQRSLHFNSTEPAKFRQSIDYADDSTEVIKRRTGTARSASVVKGGSEKKAGEEVKQKNAKARDLVEIQFAPASPEQSETKKRKMESERKVVTRAMAAKKGKLENGDKGGKKGGRLTKRRVYYKKVVYDGGEFGVGDDVYVKRREDASSDDEDPEAEECRLCFDSGSEVMIECDDCLGGFHLKCLTPPLKEVPEGDWVCGFCEDRKMGRKASFPKPPEGKKLSRTLRQKLLSSDLWAAHIQSIWKEVDDNYWCHVRWYVIPEETSAGRQPHNLSRELYQTNEFADIEMESILRHCFVMTPKDYAKASNEGDDIFLCEYEYDIHWHSFKRLADIDNEKEDGEEIDSDEDWNVSKESDSDTDDDIVYEEENLKNTRSQPSTSHQLAANQYKGRFIGLQKIGTKRIPEHVRSHKQTDLERVKASLLLASLPKSLPCRNKEMEEINTFIKGAICDDQCLGRCLYIHGVPGTGKTMSVLSVMRSLRSEVDARNIKPYCFVEINGLKLASPENIYRVIYEALNGHRVSWKKALHFLHERFVEGKKTGEDADRPCILLIDELDLLVTRNQSVLYNILDWPTKAHSKLIVIGIANTMDLPEKLLPRISSRMGIQRLCFGPYNYQQLQEIISSRLKGIDIFEKQAIEFASRKVAAISGDARRALEICRRAAEIADYRIKKLTVNPDFVAAGKGLVGMTDVEAAIQEMFQAPHIQVIKSCSRLSKIFLTAMVHELYKTGMGETTFEKLAMTVSCLCTSNGEVCPGYDVLLQVGCKLGECRIILCEAGAKHRLQKLQLNFPSDDVAFALRDCKDLPWLSKYLS from the exons ATGGCTGCAACTCTAATCAAGTCACTTCAATCTCCTTCAAAGCCCAATCTCAGATCCCAATCCAATTACAAACCATCACCCGCCATTACTCCACTCACTCCCCAATCCCTGCCAACTCCACGCAGATCCACGCGCCAACGGTCCCTCCACTTCAACTCCACCGAACCTGCCAAGTTTCGCCAATCCATTGATTACGCCGATGATTCCACCGAAGTGATAAAACGTAGAACTGGAACTGCTCGAAGTGCTTCGGTTGTTAAAGGTGGATCTGAAAAGAAGGCTGGTGAAGAAGTGAAGCAAAAAAATGCGAAAGCCAGGGATTTGGTTGAGATTCAGTTTGCTCCGGCATCGCCTGAGCAGTCGGAaacgaagaagaggaagatggaGAGTGAGAGAAAGGTTGTTACCAGAGCCATGGCTGCTAAAAAGGGGAAATTAGAAAATGGAGATAAGGGTGGAAAAAAGGGTGGGAGGTTGACTAAGAGGCGCGTGTATTATAAGAAGGTGGTTTATGATGGAGGCGAGTTTGGAGTTGGTGATGATGTTTATGTGAAGAGGAGGGAAGATGCTAGCTCCGATGATGAAGATCCTGAAGCGGAGGAGTGCAGGCTGTGCTTTGATTCTGGAAGTGAGGTAATGATTGAGTGTGATGATTGTTTAGGTGGGTTTCACTTGAAGTGCTTGACGCCTCCATTGAAAGAGGTTCCTGAAGGGGATTGGGTATGTGGGTTCTGTGAGGATCGTAAGATGGGTAGGAAAGCTAGCTTTCCAAAGCCGCCGGAGGGCAAGAAACTAAGTAGGACGCTGAGGCAGAAGCTTCTTTCAAGTGATTTATGGGCTGCGCATATTCAAAG TATATGGAAAGAAGTGGATGACAACTACTGGTGTCATGTGCGGTGGTATGTGATCCCAGAAGAGACTTCTGCTGGGCGACAACCTCATAACCTGAGCAGGGAACTGTATCAAACCAACGAATTTGCAGACATTGAG ATGGAATCTATCCTTAGACATTGCTTTGTTATGACCCCGAAAGACTATGCCAAGGCTAGCAATGAGGGAGATGATATTTTCTTATGTGAATATGAATATGACATTCATTGGCACAGTTTCAAACGTCTTGCTGATATTGACAATGAAAAAGAG GATGGCGAAGAGATTGACAGTGATGAAGATTGGAATGTTTCCAAGGAATCAGACTCTGATACAGATGATGATATTGTATATGAGGaggagaatttaaaaaatacacgaTCTCAACCATCAACAAGTCATCAGTTGGCAGCA AATCAATACAAAGGACGGTTCATTGGACTTCAGAAGATAGGTACAAAACGAATTCCGGAGCATGTACGGTCTCACAAACAAACAGATCTCGAGAGAGTAAAGGCTTCACTATTGTTAGCATCATTGCCTAAATCGTTGCCATGTAGAAATAA AGAAATGGAAGAGATAAATACATTCATTAAAGGTGCTATTTGTGATGATCAATGTCTGGGGCGTTGCCTCTATATTCATGGTGTTCCAGGGACTGGCAAG ACAATGAGCGTTCTATCAGTAATGAGGAGTTTGAGGTCTGAAGTTGATGCACGAAACATCAAACCCTACTGTTTTGTGGAGATTAATGGTCTGAAGTTGGCTTCACCAGAGAATATCTATAGG GTCATATATGAGGCATTAAATGGGCACAGAGTTAGCTGGAAAAAGGCTCTTCACTTTTTGCATGAGAGATTTGTTGAAGGGAAGAAGACTGGGGAAGATGCTGATCGGCCATGTATTTTGCTTATTGATGAGCTTGATCTTCTTGTAACCAGAAACCAGTCG GTACTGTACAATATTCTTGACTGGCCTACTAAGGCACATTCCAAACTTATTGTGATAG GGATAGCAAATACCATGGATCTTCCAGAGAAGTTACTTCCTCGCATATCGAGTCGAATGGGCATACAGAGGCTTTGCTTTGGCCCATATAATTATCAGCAGCTTCAAGAAATCATTTCAAGTCGCCTTAAAGGAATCgatatatttgaaaaacaaGCAATAGAATTTGCTTCAAGAAAG GTTGCAGCAATCTCAGGAGATGCACGACGTGCCTTGGAGATATGCAGACGTGCAGCTGAAATAGCAGATTATCGTATAAAGAAGCTAACTGTGAATCCTGATTTTGTTGCGGCAG GAAAAGGACTTGTTGGTATGACTGACGTTGAAGCTGCCATTCAAGAAATGTTCCAGGCACCTCATATTCAA GTGATAAAAAGCTGTTCCAGACTTAGCAAAATCTTCCTGACAGCTATGGTTCATGAACTTTATAAAACAGGAATGGGGGAAACCACTTTTGAAAAG CTGGCGATGACGGTTTCGTGTCTTTGTACAAGCAACGGTGAAGTGTGTCCCGGATATGATGTTCTTCTGCAAGTTGG CTGTAAGCTAGGCGAATGCAGGATTATTTTATGTGAAGCAGGTGCTAAGCACAGGCTGCAAAAATTGCAGCTCAATTTCCCAAG CGATGATGTAGCCTTTGCACTGAGAGACTGCAAGGATCTTCCTTGGCTGTCAAAGTATCTAAGTTAG
- the LOC107461375 gene encoding aldehyde dehydrogenase family 3 member F1, with amino-acid sequence MENYSSLERDLSDMKAYFGTGKTKEASWRQSQLKALHKFLLENEDQIFKALNQDLGKPQVEAFRDEVGTLIKTLNFVTKSLKQWMAGKEAKLPRIAVLSSAEIVAEPLGLVLIFSSWNFPLGLSLEPLIGAVAAGNSVVLKPSEMSPACSSLLANVLPSYLDSNAIKIIQGGPTLGELLLKQRWDKIFFTGSARVGRIVMSAAAEHLTPVSLELGGKCPALLDSLATTWDREVNLLFMYCCIQFCHMHVMYYCITVEKIEDSVKFINSRAKPLAIYAFTKNKSLQKRMVAETSSGSLVFNDAIVQYIADTLPFGGVGESGFGKYHGKFSFDIFSHHKAVARRSYYTDFWYRFPPWTLKKLQLLEVSYNLDYIGILLVLLGLRRSNRKFIN; translated from the exons atggagaACTACTCATCTCTGGAGAGAGATCTAAGTGACATGAAGGCTTATTTTGGGACCGGAAAAACAAAGGAAGCATCATGGAGACAATCTCAGCTTAAGGCTTTGCATAAATTCCTCCTTGAAAATGAGGATCAAATCTTCAAGGCCCTCAACCAGGATCTGGGCAAGCCTCAAGTTGAAGCTTTTAGAGATGag GTGGGAACTTTGATTAAGACCTTAAATTTCGTGACCAAGTCTTTGAAACAATGGATGGCTGGCAAAGAG GCTAAACTGCCACGAATAGCAGTGCTTTCGAGTGCAGAAATAGTTGCTGAGCCTCTTGGCTTAGTTCTCATATTCTCGTCATGGAATTTTCCCTTGG GACTATCATTGGAGCCACTAATAGGAGCAGTAGCTGCTGGAAACAGTGTAGTTCTGAAGCCATCAGAGATGTCACCTGCTTGTTCTTCTCTTCTGGCCAATGTTCTTCCTTCTTACTTGGATTCCAATGCCATCAAGATCATCCAAGGTGGACCAACTCTTGGGGAGCTACTCTTAAAGCAAAGATGGGACAAGATCTTCTTCACAG GAAGTGCAAGGGTGGGAAGGATTGTTATGAGTGCAGCAGCAGAGCATCTGACACCTGTGAGTTTGGAGTTAGGAGGAAAGTGTCCAGCATTGCTTGATTCTCTTGCAACAACTTGGGATAGAGAGGTGAATTTACTATTTATGTATTGTTGCATTCAATTTTGCCACATGCATGTCATGTACTATTGTATAACT GTGGAGAAGATTGAAGATAGTGTTAAATTCATAAACTCAAGGGCAAAACCTCTAGCAATCTATGCCTTTACCAAAAACAAATCTCTACAAAAAAGGATGGTAGCTGAGACATCATCTGGAAGCCTTGTATTCAATGATGCAATTGTACAA TATATAGCTGATACCCTGCCATTTGGAGGAGTTGGTGAGAGTGGATTTGGAAAGTACCATGGCAAGTTCTCCTTTGACATTTTCAGTCACCACAAGGCAGTCGCAAGAAGAAGTTACTATACAGATTTTTGGTACAGGTTTCCTCCATGGACTCTTAAAAAGCTTCAACTCCTTGAGGTCTCTTACAATTTGGACTATATTGGAATCCTCCTTGTCTTGCTGGGTTTAAGGAGATCAAACCGgaaattcattaattaa